In a single window of the Streptomyces sp. NBC_00353 genome:
- the nadA gene encoding quinolinate synthase NadA, protein MRDVTTAQPLDVQPTPLALLLLGRDADPRSERGVECPGDLPSPSDPDLVERARAAKEKLGDKVFVLGHHYQRDEVIQFADVTGDSFKLARDAAARPEAEYIVFCGVHFMAESADILTTDDQKVVLPDLAAGCSMADMATAEQVAECWDVLTEAGVAEQVVPVSYMNSSADIKAFTGRHGGTICTSSNAKRALEWAFEQGEKVLFLPDQHLGRNTAVRDMGMTLEDCVLYNPYKPNGGLTAEELRNAKMILWRGHCSVHGRFSVESVNDVRERIPGVNVLVHPECKHEVVAAADYVGSTEYIIKALEAAPAGSKWAIGTELNLVQRLANRFAAEDKEVVFLDKTVCFCSTMNRIDLPHLVWTLESLAEGNLVNRIEVDPETEKYAKLALERMLALP, encoded by the coding sequence GTGCGTGACGTGACCACCGCCCAACCACTGGATGTCCAGCCGACGCCCCTCGCCCTGCTGCTCCTCGGCCGCGATGCCGACCCCAGGAGCGAGCGCGGCGTGGAGTGTCCTGGCGATCTGCCCTCCCCGTCCGACCCGGACCTGGTGGAGCGCGCCCGCGCGGCCAAGGAGAAGCTCGGGGACAAGGTCTTCGTCCTCGGCCACCACTACCAGCGCGACGAGGTCATCCAGTTCGCGGACGTCACCGGCGACTCGTTCAAGCTCGCCCGCGACGCGGCCGCCCGGCCCGAGGCCGAGTACATCGTCTTCTGCGGCGTGCACTTCATGGCCGAGTCCGCGGACATCCTGACCACCGACGACCAGAAGGTCGTGCTGCCGGACCTGGCCGCGGGCTGCTCGATGGCCGACATGGCCACTGCCGAGCAGGTCGCCGAGTGCTGGGACGTGCTGACCGAGGCCGGGGTCGCCGAGCAGGTCGTACCCGTCTCGTACATGAACTCCTCCGCCGACATCAAGGCCTTCACCGGCCGCCACGGCGGCACGATCTGCACCTCGTCCAATGCGAAGCGGGCCCTGGAGTGGGCCTTCGAGCAGGGCGAGAAGGTGCTCTTCCTTCCCGACCAGCACCTGGGCCGGAACACCGCGGTCCGGGACATGGGGATGACCCTGGAGGACTGCGTCCTCTACAACCCGTACAAGCCGAACGGCGGTCTCACCGCCGAGGAGCTGCGGAACGCGAAGATGATCCTGTGGCGCGGGCACTGCTCGGTGCACGGGCGCTTCTCGGTGGAGTCCGTCAACGACGTGCGCGAGCGCATCCCGGGCGTCAATGTGCTGGTGCACCCCGAGTGCAAGCACGAGGTCGTGGCGGCGGCGGACTACGTCGGCTCGACGGAGTACATCATCAAGGCCCTGGAGGCGGCGCCGGCCGGCTCGAAGTGGGCGATCGGCACCGAGCTGAACCTGGTGCAGCGCCTGGCCAACCGGTTCGCGGCGGAGGACAAGGAGGTCGTCTTCCTCGACAAGACGGTCTGCTTCTGCTCGACGATGAACCGGATCGATCTGCCGCACCTGGTGTGGACGCTGGAGTCGCTGGCCGAGGGCAACCTGGTCAACCGGATCGAGGTCGACCCGGAGACGGAGAAGTACGCGAAGCTGGCGCTGGAGCGGATGCTGGCGCTGCCGTAG
- a CDS encoding efflux RND transporter permease subunit yields the protein MSWLSRFSLAQRALIGLISIVALVFGAIAIPQLKQQLLPTIELPMVSVLAPYQGASPDVVEKQVVEPLENTIKSVDGVTGVTSTASEGNAVIMASFDFGDEGTKQLVADIQQAVNRARVQLPDDVDPQVIAGSTDDIPTVVLAVTSDKDQQALADQLDRTVVPALEDIDGVGQVTVNGVQDLQVSITPDDKKLAAAGLNAGSLAQALQAGGATVPAGSFSEQGKSRTVQVGGAFTSLKQIEDLRVAGQNPAADKPGKPVRVGDIATVKQEPATAVSITRTNGKPSLAVMATMDKDGSAVAISDAVKDKLPDLRKDLGAGAELTVVSDQGPAVSKAISGLTTEGALGLLFAVIVILVFLASLRSTLVTAVSIPLSVVLALIVLWTRDLSLNMLTLGALTIAIGRVVDDSIVVLENIKRHLGYGEERHSAIITAVKEVAGAVTSSTLTTVAVFLPIGLVGGMVGELFGSFSLTVTAALLASLLVSLTVVPVLSYWFLRAPKGSTENPDEARRKAEEKEARSRLQRLYVPVLRFATRRRITSIVIAVAVLFGTFGMAPLLKTNFFDQGEQEVLSIKQELAPGTSLTAADEAAKKVEKLLDGDKGVKDYQVTVGSSGFMAAFGGGTGANQASYQVTLKDSADFDATQKRIDEGLGKLDGIGDTTIAAGDGFGSQDLSVVVKSADADTLKKASEEVRAQVAELKDVTDVQSDLAQSVPRISVKANAKAAAAGFNQTTLGAAVAGAVRGTPSGKAIMDDTERDVVIKSAHPATTMDELKNLSLGRVKLGQIAEVKLVPGPVSMTRIDGQRAATITARPTGDNTGAVSASLQSKINALDLPDGATATIGGVSEDQNDAFMKLGLAMLAAIAIVFMLLVATFRSLVQPLILLVSIPFAATGAIGLLVVTGTPMGVPAMIGMLMLIGIVVTNAIVLIDLINQYRSQGMGIVEAVIEGGRHRLRPILMTALATIFALLPMALGVTGEGGFISQPLAVVVIGGLVTSTLLTLLLVPTLYAMVELRKERRAKKKAIKRAKKAGLSATARPEETTSEEPEPAKA from the coding sequence ATGTCCTGGCTGTCCAGATTCAGCCTCGCGCAAAGGGCCCTGATCGGGCTGATCTCGATCGTCGCGCTCGTCTTCGGAGCGATCGCGATCCCGCAGCTCAAGCAGCAGTTGCTGCCCACCATCGAACTCCCGATGGTGTCGGTGCTCGCCCCCTACCAGGGCGCGTCTCCCGATGTGGTCGAGAAGCAGGTCGTCGAACCGCTCGAGAACACCATCAAGTCCGTCGACGGAGTCACGGGCGTCACCTCGACCGCCAGCGAGGGCAACGCCGTCATCATGGCGTCCTTCGACTTCGGCGACGAGGGCACGAAGCAGTTGGTCGCCGACATCCAGCAGGCGGTCAACCGCGCCCGCGTCCAGCTGCCCGACGATGTCGACCCGCAGGTCATCGCCGGTTCGACGGACGACATCCCGACCGTCGTCCTCGCCGTCACGTCCGACAAGGACCAGCAGGCGCTCGCCGACCAGCTGGACCGCACCGTCGTCCCCGCCCTGGAGGACATCGACGGCGTCGGCCAGGTCACCGTCAACGGTGTCCAGGATCTCCAGGTCTCCATCACCCCGGACGACAAGAAGCTCGCGGCCGCCGGACTGAACGCCGGATCTCTCGCCCAGGCCCTCCAGGCGGGCGGCGCCACGGTCCCGGCCGGTTCCTTCTCCGAGCAGGGCAAGAGCCGCACCGTCCAGGTCGGCGGAGCCTTCACCTCGCTGAAGCAGATCGAGGACCTTCGGGTCGCCGGTCAGAACCCGGCCGCCGACAAGCCCGGCAAGCCGGTCCGCGTCGGTGACATCGCCACCGTGAAGCAGGAGCCGGCCACCGCGGTCTCCATCACCCGGACGAACGGCAAGCCGAGCCTCGCCGTGATGGCGACGATGGACAAGGACGGCAGCGCCGTCGCCATCTCGGACGCCGTCAAGGACAAGCTCCCGGACCTTCGCAAGGACCTCGGTGCGGGCGCCGAACTGACCGTCGTCTCCGACCAGGGCCCCGCCGTCTCCAAGGCGATCTCCGGTCTGACCACCGAGGGCGCGCTCGGCCTGCTCTTCGCGGTCATCGTGATCCTGGTCTTCCTCGCGTCGCTCCGCTCGACGCTGGTCACCGCGGTCTCCATCCCGCTCTCCGTGGTCCTCGCCCTGATCGTGCTCTGGACCCGCGACCTGTCGCTCAACATGCTCACGCTCGGCGCGCTGACCATCGCGATCGGCCGCGTCGTCGACGACTCGATCGTCGTCCTGGAGAACATCAAGCGCCACCTCGGCTACGGCGAGGAGCGCCACTCCGCGATCATCACCGCGGTGAAGGAAGTGGCCGGTGCGGTCACCTCCTCGACCCTCACCACGGTCGCGGTCTTCCTGCCGATCGGTCTGGTCGGCGGCATGGTCGGCGAGCTGTTCGGCTCGTTCTCCCTGACCGTCACCGCGGCCCTGCTCGCCTCCCTGCTGGTCTCACTGACCGTGGTCCCCGTCCTGTCGTACTGGTTCCTGCGCGCCCCCAAGGGCAGCACGGAGAACCCGGACGAGGCCCGTCGCAAGGCCGAGGAGAAGGAGGCCCGCAGCCGGCTCCAGCGGCTGTACGTCCCGGTGCTGCGCTTCGCGACCCGGCGCCGTATCACCAGCATCGTCATCGCCGTCGCCGTGCTCTTCGGTACCTTCGGCATGGCCCCGCTGCTGAAGACCAACTTCTTCGACCAGGGCGAGCAGGAAGTCCTCTCCATCAAGCAGGAGCTGGCCCCCGGCACCAGCCTGACGGCCGCCGACGAGGCGGCCAAGAAGGTCGAGAAGCTCCTCGACGGCGACAAGGGCGTCAAGGACTACCAGGTCACCGTCGGCTCCTCCGGCTTCATGGCGGCCTTCGGTGGCGGTACGGGAGCCAACCAGGCCTCCTACCAGGTCACTCTGAAGGACTCGGCCGACTTCGACGCCACCCAGAAGCGCATCGACGAGGGCCTCGGCAAGCTCGACGGCATCGGTGACACCACCATCGCCGCGGGCGACGGCTTCGGCAGCCAGGACCTGAGCGTCGTGGTGAAGTCCGCCGACGCGGACACCCTGAAGAAGGCCTCCGAAGAGGTGCGGGCGCAGGTGGCCGAGCTCAAGGACGTCACCGACGTCCAGAGCGACCTGGCGCAGTCCGTCCCGCGCATCTCGGTCAAGGCCAACGCCAAGGCCGCGGCCGCCGGCTTCAACCAGACCACGCTCGGTGCGGCTGTCGCCGGAGCGGTGCGCGGCACCCCGTCCGGCAAGGCGATCATGGACGACACCGAGCGCGACGTCGTCATCAAGTCCGCCCACCCGGCCACCACGATGGACGAGCTGAAGAACCTCTCGCTCGGCCGGGTCAAGCTCGGTCAGATCGCCGAGGTGAAGCTGGTCCCCGGCCCGGTCTCGATGACGAGGATCGACGGCCAGCGCGCCGCCACGATCACCGCCCGCCCCACCGGTGACAACACCGGAGCGGTGAGCGCCTCGCTCCAGTCGAAGATCAATGCCCTGGACCTGCCGGACGGCGCCACCGCCACCATCGGCGGTGTCTCCGAGGACCAGAACGACGCGTTCATGAAGCTCGGTCTGGCCATGCTGGCCGCGATCGCGATCGTCTTCATGCTGCTCGTCGCGACGTTCCGCTCGCTCGTCCAGCCGCTGATCCTGCTGGTCTCCATCCCGTTCGCGGCGACGGGCGCCATCGGTCTCCTGGTCGTCACCGGCACCCCGATGGGCGTTCCGGCAATGATCGGCATGCTGATGCTGATCGGCATCGTGGTGACCAACGCGATCGTGCTGATCGACCTGATCAACCAGTACCGGTCGCAGGGCATGGGCATTGTCGAAGCAGTGATCGAGGGCGGCCGCCACCGCCTCCGCCCGATCCTGATGACCGCACTCGCGACGATCTTCGCCCTGCTCCCGATGGCGCTCGGCGTCACCGGCGAGGGCGGCTTCATCTCGCAGCCCCTCGCGGTCGTGGTGATCGGCGGTCTGGTCACGTCGACGCTGCTGACGCTGCTTCTGGTGCCGACGCTGTACGCGATGGTGGAGCTCCGCAAGGAGCGCCGCGCGAAGAAGAAGGCGATCAAGCGGGCGAAGAAGGCGGGCCTGTCCGCCACGGCCCGGCCGGAGGAGACCACCTCCGAGGAGCCGGAGCCCGCGAAGGCGTAA
- a CDS encoding PspA/IM30 family protein gives MKRMGMIFRAKANKALDRAEDPRETLDYSYQKQLELLQKVRRGVADVATSRKRLELQLNQLQGQTSKLEDQGRKALALGREDLAREALSRRAALQQQVTDLETQHSTLQGEEEKLTLAAQRLQAKVDAFRTKKETIKATYTAAQAQTRIGEAFSGISEEMGDVGLAIQRAEDKTQQLQARAGAIDELLASGALDDPTGTAKDDIAAELDRISGGTDVELELQRMKAELAGGSAPQQAIEGGSQDAGQQQSSQSPHKFDKQ, from the coding sequence ATGAAGCGTATGGGGATGATCTTCCGCGCGAAGGCAAACAAGGCCCTTGACCGGGCCGAGGATCCGCGCGAGACCCTCGATTACTCGTACCAGAAGCAGCTGGAGCTGCTTCAGAAGGTGCGCCGCGGTGTCGCCGATGTGGCGACCTCGCGCAAGCGCCTGGAGCTGCAGCTGAACCAGCTGCAGGGCCAGACGTCCAAGCTGGAGGACCAGGGCCGCAAGGCGCTCGCGCTCGGTCGTGAGGACCTGGCCCGCGAGGCGCTGTCCCGGCGGGCCGCCCTCCAGCAGCAGGTCACCGACCTGGAGACGCAGCACTCGACGCTGCAGGGCGAGGAGGAGAAGCTCACTCTCGCGGCCCAGCGGCTGCAGGCCAAGGTCGACGCCTTCCGCACCAAGAAGGAGACCATCAAGGCCACCTACACCGCCGCCCAGGCGCAGACCCGGATCGGCGAGGCGTTCTCCGGGATCTCCGAGGAGATGGGCGACGTCGGCCTGGCGATCCAGCGGGCCGAGGACAAGACCCAGCAGCTGCAGGCGCGCGCCGGTGCGATCGACGAGCTGCTCGCCTCCGGCGCACTCGACGACCCGACCGGGACGGCGAAGGACGACATCGCCGCCGAGCTCGACCGGATCTCCGGTGGTACGGATGTGGAGCTGGAGCTGCAGCGCATGAAGGCCGAACTGGCCGGCGGCTCCGCTCCGCAGCAGGCGATCGAGGGCGGCTCGCAGGACGCCGGCCAGCAGCAGTCGTCGCAGTCCCCGCACAAGTTCGACAAGCAGTGA
- the pspAA gene encoding PspA-associated protein PspAA gives MIVRIMGEGQLTLADSHLAELNKLDDELLAEMESGDGPGFRTTLHALLARVRELGTPLPDDSLEPSELILPSPDATLEEVRDMLRDDGLIPG, from the coding sequence ATGATCGTTCGGATCATGGGGGAGGGCCAGCTGACCCTGGCCGACAGTCATCTCGCCGAGCTGAACAAGCTCGACGACGAACTGCTCGCCGAGATGGAGAGCGGTGACGGCCCGGGCTTCCGCACCACGCTCCACGCGCTCCTCGCCAGGGTGCGCGAGCTCGGCACGCCCTTGCCGGACGACTCCCTGGAGCCGTCCGAACTGATCCTGCCGTCGCCCGACGCCACCCTCGAAGAGGTACGCGACATGCTCCGCGACGACGGTCTGATCCCCGGCTGA
- a CDS encoding class I SAM-dependent methyltransferase, whose amino-acid sequence MRNTVRQELVARQLDEQITARFPVGQRLRVLDVGMGQGTQALRLARAGHTVTGLESDAEMLRVAREALTDEPAGIRERVRLIEGDGLETGVHFLPGSFDVVLCHGVLMYVQEPDAMLAGLARMLAPGGLLSLVVRNGDALAMRPGIAGDWGTALAAFDTDAYTNRLGLTVRADRLDDLTATLAGIAAPLHAWYGVRIFTDHMSNDVELPAAAELDRVLAAEDRAGRTDPYRGVAALLHLCGVRG is encoded by the coding sequence CTGCGCAACACCGTCCGCCAGGAGCTGGTCGCCCGGCAGCTCGACGAGCAGATCACCGCGCGCTTCCCGGTCGGGCAACGGCTGCGGGTCCTCGATGTGGGCATGGGGCAGGGCACCCAGGCACTGCGGCTGGCCCGGGCCGGTCACACGGTGACCGGTCTGGAGTCCGATGCCGAGATGCTGCGGGTGGCCCGCGAGGCACTCACCGACGAGCCCGCGGGCATCCGGGAGCGGGTCCGGCTGATCGAGGGCGACGGCCTGGAGACCGGGGTGCACTTCCTGCCGGGCAGCTTCGATGTGGTGCTCTGCCACGGCGTGCTGATGTACGTCCAGGAGCCGGACGCGATGCTGGCGGGCCTGGCCCGGATGCTGGCGCCAGGCGGACTGCTGTCCCTGGTCGTACGGAACGGGGACGCGCTGGCGATGCGGCCCGGCATCGCCGGCGACTGGGGCACGGCGCTTGCCGCGTTCGACACGGACGCCTACACCAATCGGCTGGGACTGACGGTCCGGGCCGACCGGCTGGACGACCTCACCGCCACACTCGCCGGGATCGCCGCGCCGCTGCATGCCTGGTACGGGGTGCGGATCTTCACGGACCACATGAGCAATGACGTGGAACTGCCGGCCGCGGCGGAACTGGACCGGGTGCTGGCCGCGGAGGACCGGGCCGGGCGGACGGACCCGTACCGCGGCGTGGCGGCACTGCTCCATCTGTGCGGCGTGCGGGGCTGA
- a CDS encoding sensor histidine kinase: protein MTTLGTGFLRVRRWLRDHPLAFDGALAVAVLASMIAGSFTDPNAPNGPSFGTRTPEAASVVLMVLGAAVLVLRRRNPMAVLAATGALTIVEFVLVDPPAPVVMSAVIALYTVAATTDRPTTWRVGLLTMSVLAASAMLFGASPWYSQENLGVFAWTGMAGAAGDAVRSRRAFVDAIRERAERAERTREEEARRRVAEERLRIARDLHDVVAHHIALVNVQAGVAAHVMDKRPDQAKEALAHVREASRSALGELRATVGLLRQSGDPEAPTEPAPGLAVLGELVDKVRRAGLPVEVACADRLTPLPAAVDLAAYRVIQEALTNVQKHAGPGAKAEVSVIRVGETAEVTVLDNGTGRSEGAGTAADGGGHGLLGMRERVTALGGTLTAGPRYGGGFRVHAILPVKARTGEPE from the coding sequence GTGACCACCCTCGGAACCGGGTTCCTGCGCGTGCGGCGCTGGCTGCGCGACCATCCCCTCGCGTTCGACGGCGCGCTCGCCGTGGCCGTGCTCGCCTCGATGATCGCCGGGTCGTTCACCGATCCGAACGCCCCGAACGGGCCCAGCTTCGGCACCCGTACGCCCGAGGCGGCCAGCGTGGTCCTGATGGTGCTGGGCGCTGCCGTGCTGGTCCTGCGGCGGCGCAACCCCATGGCGGTGCTCGCCGCCACCGGTGCGCTCACGATCGTCGAGTTCGTGCTGGTGGACCCGCCCGCCCCGGTGGTGATGAGCGCGGTCATCGCGCTGTACACGGTCGCCGCCACCACGGACCGGCCCACCACCTGGCGGGTCGGCCTGCTGACCATGAGCGTTCTGGCGGCGTCCGCGATGCTCTTCGGCGCCTCCCCCTGGTACAGCCAGGAGAACCTCGGGGTCTTCGCCTGGACCGGCATGGCCGGCGCGGCCGGGGACGCCGTCCGCTCCCGGCGGGCCTTCGTCGACGCGATCAGGGAACGGGCCGAACGGGCCGAGCGCACCCGCGAGGAGGAGGCCCGCCGCCGGGTCGCCGAGGAACGGCTGCGGATCGCCCGCGATCTGCACGACGTCGTCGCCCACCACATCGCTCTGGTCAATGTGCAGGCCGGGGTCGCCGCCCACGTCATGGACAAGCGCCCCGACCAGGCCAAGGAGGCGCTCGCCCACGTCCGGGAGGCCAGCCGCTCCGCACTGGGCGAACTCCGCGCCACCGTCGGGCTGCTGCGCCAGTCCGGCGACCCGGAGGCGCCGACCGAGCCGGCCCCCGGCCTCGCGGTCCTCGGTGAACTGGTGGACAAGGTCCGGCGAGCCGGCCTCCCGGTCGAGGTGGCGTGCGCCGACCGTCTGACCCCGCTGCCCGCAGCCGTCGATCTCGCCGCGTACCGGGTGATCCAGGAGGCGCTGACCAACGTGCAGAAGCACGCGGGCCCCGGGGCGAAGGCCGAGGTGAGTGTCATACGGGTCGGGGAGACGGCCGAGGTGACGGTCCTCGACAACGGCACGGGCCGTAGCGAAGGCGCGGGCACTGCCGCCGACGGCGGCGGCCACGGACTGCTCGGCATGCGCGAACGCGTCACCGCCCTCGGCGGCACCCTCACCGCCGGGCCCCGCTACGGCGGCGGATTTAGGGTTCATGCGATCCTGCCGGTCAAGGCCCGAACGGGAGAGCCGGAGTAG
- a CDS encoding response regulator transcription factor, with product MTTPIRVLLADDQALLRSAFRVLVDSEPDMQVVGEAADGAEAVALARSTRADVVLMDIRMPGTDGLAATRMISADPELAAVRIVMLTTFEVDEYVVQSLRAGASGFLGKGAEPDELLNAIRIAAGGEALLSPAATKGLIATFLAQGGSSDGPGPSAAEYSERLDALTGREREVLVLVAGGLSNDGIAERLAVSPLTVKTHVNRAMAKLGARDRAQLVVIAYESGLVRPRVE from the coding sequence ATGACAACACCCATCAGGGTCCTGCTCGCCGACGACCAGGCGCTGCTGCGCAGCGCGTTCCGGGTGCTGGTCGACTCCGAGCCCGACATGCAGGTGGTCGGCGAGGCGGCGGACGGCGCCGAAGCCGTGGCGCTGGCCCGCTCGACGCGGGCCGATGTGGTGCTGATGGACATCAGAATGCCCGGTACGGACGGGCTCGCCGCGACCCGGATGATCAGCGCCGACCCGGAACTGGCAGCCGTGCGGATCGTCATGCTCACCACCTTCGAGGTCGACGAGTACGTGGTGCAGTCGCTGCGGGCCGGCGCGTCCGGCTTCCTCGGCAAGGGGGCGGAACCGGATGAACTGCTCAATGCCATCCGTATCGCCGCGGGCGGCGAGGCGCTGCTCTCCCCGGCCGCGACCAAAGGACTGATCGCCACCTTCCTTGCGCAGGGCGGCAGTTCGGACGGTCCGGGGCCGAGCGCCGCCGAGTACTCCGAGCGGCTCGACGCGCTCACCGGTCGTGAGCGCGAGGTGCTGGTCCTCGTCGCGGGCGGGCTCTCCAACGACGGGATCGCCGAACGTCTGGCGGTGAGCCCGCTCACCGTCAAGACCCATGTGAACCGGGCGATGGCGAAGCTGGGCGCCCGCGACCGGGCTCAATTGGTGGTAATTGCGTATGAATCGGGCCTGGTTCGCCCCCGGGTGGAGTAG
- a CDS encoding DUF3043 domain-containing protein has translation MFRSRSKEEKAPTSKVTADLSTQPRDPQAPKGRPTPKRSDAQSQRRRASSGAPLDRKEAMKRQREARRVDMAKQREALASGDERYLPARDKGPVRRFVRDFVDSRFCIAEFFLPLAVIILILSVIQVQNIQNISLLLWLGVIVLIVIDSIGLAFRLKKQLNARFPDTPKRGAVAYGLMRTLQMRRLRLPKPQVKRGERP, from the coding sequence GTGTTCCGTAGCCGTTCGAAGGAAGAGAAGGCGCCCACCTCCAAGGTGACGGCGGACCTCTCCACGCAGCCCCGCGACCCGCAGGCACCCAAGGGTCGCCCCACCCCCAAGCGCAGCGATGCCCAGTCGCAGCGCCGTCGTGCCTCCAGTGGTGCGCCGCTCGACCGCAAGGAGGCCATGAAGCGCCAGCGCGAAGCGCGCCGCGTGGACATGGCCAAGCAGCGGGAGGCGCTCGCGAGTGGCGACGAGCGCTACCTGCCGGCCCGTGACAAGGGTCCGGTGCGGCGCTTCGTCCGCGACTTCGTGGACTCGCGCTTCTGCATCGCGGAGTTCTTCCTGCCGCTCGCAGTGATCATTCTGATCCTCAGCGTGATCCAGGTGCAGAACATCCAGAACATCTCACTGCTGCTCTGGCTCGGTGTGATCGTGCTGATCGTCATCGACTCGATCGGGCTCGCGTTCCGGCTGAAGAAGCAGCTGAACGCACGCTTCCCCGATACGCCGAAGCGCGGCGCGGTCGCCTACGGCCTGATGCGTACGCTTCAGATGCGTCGGCTCCGTCTGCCGAAGCCGCAGGTCAAGCGCGGAGAGCGGCCCTGA
- a CDS encoding carbohydrate kinase family protein gives MRIAVTGSIATDHLMTFPGRFADQLVADQLHTVSLSFLVDNLDVRRGGVAANICFGMGLLGTGPILVGAAGSDFDEYRAWLDRHGVDTGSVRISEVLHTARFVCTTDADHNQIGSFYTGAMSEARLIELKAVADRVGGLDLVSIGADDPEAMLRHTEECRSRGIAFAADFSQQIARMDGEEIRILLDGATYLFSNEYEKGLIESKTGWTDEEILAKVGHRVTTLGARGVRIERAGQETIEVGCPEEETKADPTGVGDAFRAGFLSGLAWGVGLERAAQVGCMLATLVIETVGTQEYTLRRTHFMDRFTKAYGHDAAAEVRAHLA, from the coding sequence GTGCGCATCGCAGTCACCGGCTCCATCGCCACCGATCACCTCATGACCTTCCCGGGCCGCTTCGCCGACCAACTGGTCGCCGACCAGCTGCACACGGTCTCGCTCTCCTTCCTGGTCGACAACCTCGATGTACGCCGGGGCGGTGTGGCCGCCAACATCTGCTTCGGCATGGGCCTCCTCGGCACCGGCCCGATCCTGGTCGGTGCCGCGGGCTCCGACTTCGACGAGTACCGCGCCTGGCTCGACCGGCACGGTGTCGACACCGGATCGGTCCGGATCTCCGAAGTCCTGCACACCGCCCGTTTCGTCTGTACGACGGACGCCGACCACAACCAGATCGGCTCCTTCTACACGGGCGCGATGAGCGAGGCCCGGCTGATCGAGCTGAAGGCCGTCGCCGACCGGGTGGGCGGTCTCGACCTCGTCTCGATCGGCGCCGACGACCCCGAGGCGATGCTCCGCCACACCGAGGAGTGCCGCTCGCGAGGCATCGCGTTCGCCGCCGACTTCTCGCAGCAGATCGCCCGGATGGACGGCGAAGAGATCCGGATCCTCCTCGACGGCGCCACATACCTCTTCTCCAACGAGTACGAGAAGGGGCTCATCGAGTCCAAGACCGGCTGGACCGACGAGGAGATCCTCGCCAAGGTCGGCCACCGCGTCACCACGCTCGGCGCCCGCGGCGTCCGGATCGAGCGGGCCGGTCAGGAGACCATCGAGGTCGGCTGCCCGGAGGAGGAGACGAAGGCCGACCCGACCGGTGTCGGTGACGCGTTCCGTGCCGGGTTCCTCTCGGGCCTTGCCTGGGGCGTCGGCCTGGAGCGGGCCGCCCAGGTCGGCTGCATGCTCGCCACGCTGGTCATCGAGACGGTCGGCACGCAGGAGTACACCCTGCGCCGCACCCACTTCATGGACCGCTTCACCAAGGCGTACGGCCACGACGCCGCCGCCGAGGTCCGCGCCCACCTCGCGTAG
- a CDS encoding HesB/IscA family protein, with translation MSVSDETTTVSDGILLSDAAAAKVKGLLEQEGRDDLALRVAVQPGGCSGLRYQLFFDERSLDGDVVKDFDGVKVVTDRMSAPYLGGASIDFVDTIEKQGFTIDNPNATGSCACGDSFS, from the coding sequence ATGTCCGTATCGGACGAGACCACCACCGTGAGCGACGGCATCCTCCTGTCCGACGCCGCCGCAGCCAAGGTCAAGGGCCTGCTGGAGCAGGAAGGCCGTGACGACCTGGCGCTGCGCGTCGCCGTCCAGCCCGGCGGTTGCTCGGGCCTGCGCTACCAGCTCTTCTTCGACGAGCGTTCGCTCGACGGCGATGTCGTGAAGGACTTCGACGGCGTCAAGGTCGTCACCGACCGGATGAGCGCTCCGTACCTGGGCGGCGCCTCCATCGACTTCGTCGACACCATCGAGAAGCAGGGCTTCACGATCGACAACCCGAACGCCACGGGCTCCTGCGCCTGCGGCGACTCCTTCAGCTGA